In the Desulfovibrio sp. X2 genome, GTCTCCGAGATCCAGGAGTAGGGTGACAGTTATGGCGAGCATGACCAGCGACCGCATTCGCATCAAGCTGAAGGCGTACGACTACCGCATCCTGGACAAGGCTGTGGCGGAGATCGTGGATACCGCGCGCAACACGGGAGCCGCCATTGCCGGCCCCATTCCGCTGCCCACGAACATCCACAAGACGACCGTTCAGCGCAGCGTGCACATCGACAAGAAGTCCCGGGAGCAGTTCGAGCAGCG is a window encoding:
- the rpsJ gene encoding 30S ribosomal protein S10, with amino-acid sequence MASMTSDRIRIKLKAYDYRILDKAVAEIVDTARNTGAAIAGPIPLPTNIHKTTVQRSVHIDKKSREQFEQRVHKRLLDILEPTQQTVDALGKLSLPAGVDVEIKL